The Lutibacter profundi genome includes a region encoding these proteins:
- a CDS encoding YitT family protein, which yields MTSIFQYIINEVIKRKLKNKQIPLNELEKEITNTKVEISHLIRDSFFILIGVVSATFGLNGFLLPNSFIDGGVMGISLIITELTGISLSILIIVINLPFILMGYSTISKQFAVRSVFAIILLAISVHFIPFLVITDDKLLIAVFGGFFLGMGIGLAIRGGSVIDGTEVLAVYISRKTALTIGDVILIFNILIFGIAAYVFSMEIALYAILTYLSASKTIDFVVSGIEEYVGVTIISDRNEDIRLAIIENMGRGCTIYSGKRGFGKRGDTLKEIDILYTLITRLELAKLHTEIDKIDKDAFIVMHSIKDAKGGMIKKRPLK from the coding sequence ATGACATCAATTTTCCAATATATTATAAATGAGGTTATAAAACGAAAATTGAAAAACAAACAAATTCCATTAAATGAATTAGAGAAAGAAATTACCAATACTAAAGTTGAAATTTCACATTTAATTCGTGATAGTTTTTTCATTTTAATAGGGGTAGTATCAGCTACTTTTGGTTTAAATGGATTTCTACTCCCAAATTCTTTTATTGATGGAGGAGTCATGGGAATTTCACTTATTATCACTGAATTAACAGGAATATCGCTATCAATATTAATTATTGTTATAAACCTTCCATTTATACTTATGGGATATTCTACCATTAGTAAACAGTTTGCTGTTAGAAGTGTTTTTGCAATTATTTTATTAGCAATTTCAGTACATTTTATACCTTTTCTTGTTATTACAGATGATAAATTATTAATTGCAGTTTTTGGAGGTTTCTTTTTAGGAATGGGAATTGGATTGGCAATACGTGGAGGTTCTGTAATTGACGGAACAGAAGTACTTGCTGTTTATATAAGTAGGAAAACAGCCTTAACAATTGGAGATGTTATTTTAATATTTAACATTCTTATTTTCGGAATTGCTGCGTATGTTTTTTCTATGGAAATTGCTTTATACGCTATATTAACCTATTTGTCAGCTTCAAAAACTATAGATTTTGTGGTTTCGGGTATTGAAGAATACGTGGGTGTTACCATAATTTCTGATAGAAATGAAGATATTAGGTTAGCAATTATTGAAAATATGGGAAGAGGTTGTACCATTTATTCTGGTAAACGAGGATTTGGTAAACGAGGTGATACTTTAAAAGAAATTGACATACTTTATACGCTAATAACAAGGTTAGAATTAGCAAAATTACACACTGAAATAGATAAAATAGATAAAGATGCTTTTATTGTAATGCACAGTATAAAAGATGCTAAAGGAGGTATGATAAAAAAACGACCTCTTAAATAA
- a CDS encoding carboxypeptidase-like regulatory domain-containing protein, with product MRKIIILGLITLPFIALAQNIKLEGTIKSEAGNPLEMANVIAFKKGTKFLQSYSITDSKGNYKLSLEQNQAYTLKVSYLGFDTKSIDINIEDSSKDLIKDIVLKELSESLKEVEITYEMPVKIVGDTIVYNVDSFTSGKEKKLGDVLKKLPGVDIDENGEVEVEGKKVQKILVEGKAFFDGDSKLATQNIPASAIDKVQILKNYNEVAGMRNVTNNEDNIAINIKLKQGKKRFWFGEINTGLGDDEKYIVKPKLFYYSPEKSINVLADVNSIGVAPFTMRDYFRFTGGLRSGMSGTGTNFNVSSGGTGFMTAQNNRAQEIISKFGALNFSFAPKKTVDFNGFAIVNDSKTIMLTQSNTIYNNTNLEDKNRTLTIQGNTLGMLKLSTNYNPSNNLHIDYDIFGKLSKQTELNSVASTISGDINTNKEETPVTLSQNFNLYYTINDKNIFSAELQHKYEKDKPFYNSLVTIQPFLIIPSNNSETIIDIIQNKKVTTNRLDAKLDYYYLLTPKSNINLTLGTLLSKQNLTSTISQNLENGSVLNFSNAVLNNNVDYNFTDLFLGVHYKMVSGIFTFNPGVSLHYYQTKDTQLDAKIKRDKIKLLPDVYARLQLKSSESLRFNYSISTQFPDINKIAEAYILSNYRLLTQGNRELENALYHKYSLSYFSFSMFSFTNIHASVNYTKKIDEIKNSTQLLGADRVSFPVNSNLADETFSASFRYGKTYSKLKTNLRASVNNSIFNNIVNNRQIKSKTLSHNYQVSVASKFKDAPNFEIGYQKSFSKYSNTGSTTDRPFANMEIGFLTNFILTTDYSYYKYKNDENTVKNTYSFLNANLYYQQKDSKWEFKLSVTNLTNNTSMNTDSYNEISDSNTTSLYFIQPRIYLLSIKYIL from the coding sequence ATGAGAAAAATAATAATTTTAGGGTTAATTACACTACCATTTATTGCTTTGGCTCAAAATATAAAACTTGAAGGTACAATAAAAAGTGAAGCAGGAAACCCTTTAGAAATGGCAAATGTAATAGCCTTTAAAAAGGGAACAAAATTTTTACAATCATATTCAATTACAGATTCAAAAGGAAATTATAAGTTAAGTTTAGAACAAAACCAAGCATATACTTTAAAAGTGAGCTATTTGGGTTTTGATACAAAGAGTATTGATATTAATATTGAGGATTCTTCAAAAGATTTAATAAAAGATATAGTTTTAAAAGAGTTGAGTGAATCATTAAAAGAAGTTGAAATTACTTACGAGATGCCAGTAAAAATAGTTGGAGATACTATTGTTTATAATGTAGATTCATTTACTTCAGGAAAAGAAAAAAAATTAGGAGATGTTCTTAAAAAATTACCCGGAGTTGATATTGATGAAAATGGAGAAGTTGAAGTTGAAGGGAAAAAGGTTCAAAAAATATTAGTTGAAGGTAAAGCGTTTTTTGATGGAGATTCCAAATTGGCTACTCAAAATATACCAGCTTCAGCAATTGATAAAGTTCAAATTCTAAAAAATTACAATGAGGTTGCTGGAATGAGGAATGTTACTAATAATGAAGATAATATAGCCATTAACATTAAATTAAAACAAGGGAAAAAAAGATTCTGGTTTGGTGAAATAAATACAGGATTAGGTGATGATGAAAAGTATATTGTAAAACCTAAGCTATTTTACTACAGTCCTGAAAAAAGCATCAATGTATTGGCAGATGTAAATAGTATTGGTGTAGCACCATTTACTATGCGAGATTACTTTAGATTTACAGGTGGATTAAGAAGTGGAATGAGTGGTACGGGAACTAATTTTAACGTTTCGTCTGGAGGAACAGGGTTTATGACTGCTCAAAATAATAGAGCACAAGAAATAATCTCTAAATTTGGAGCATTAAATTTTAGTTTTGCCCCTAAAAAAACTGTAGATTTTAATGGTTTTGCTATTGTAAATGATTCTAAAACAATAATGTTAACACAATCAAACACAATTTACAATAACACAAATTTAGAGGATAAAAACAGAACGTTAACTATTCAGGGAAATACACTGGGAATGTTAAAATTGAGTACTAACTACAACCCGAGTAACAACTTACATATTGATTATGATATTTTTGGAAAACTTTCAAAACAGACGGAGTTAAATAGTGTAGCTTCTACAATTAGTGGTGATATTAACACAAATAAAGAAGAAACACCAGTTACATTAAGTCAGAATTTTAATTTGTACTACACCATAAACGATAAAAATATATTTTCAGCTGAATTGCAACACAAATATGAAAAAGATAAACCGTTTTACAATTCTTTAGTTACAATACAGCCTTTTTTAATAATTCCTTCTAATAATTCTGAAACCATTATTGATATTATTCAAAATAAAAAAGTAACTACCAATAGGCTTGATGCTAAATTAGACTACTATTATTTACTAACTCCAAAAAGCAATATTAATTTAACGTTGGGAACTTTATTAAGTAAACAAAACTTAACCTCTACTATTTCACAAAATTTGGAAAATGGAAGTGTTTTAAATTTTAGCAATGCGGTTTTAAACAATAATGTTGATTATAATTTTACCGATTTATTTTTAGGAGTTCATTATAAAATGGTATCGGGCATTTTTACATTTAATCCAGGTGTGAGTTTGCATTATTACCAAACAAAAGACACTCAACTAGATGCTAAAATTAAAAGAGATAAAATTAAATTATTACCAGATGTATATGCGCGTTTACAGCTTAAATCATCTGAAAGTTTACGTTTTAACTATTCAATATCTACACAATTTCCTGATATTAACAAAATAGCAGAAGCTTATATTTTATCTAATTATAGGTTGTTAACACAAGGGAATAGAGAATTGGAAAACGCATTGTACCATAAATATTCACTAAGTTATTTTAGTTTTAGCATGTTTTCATTTACCAATATTCATGCATCTGTAAACTACACTAAAAAAATTGATGAAATAAAAAATAGCACTCAATTGTTGGGTGCAGATAGAGTTTCATTTCCAGTTAATTCAAACCTTGCAGATGAAACATTTTCAGCCTCTTTTAGATATGGAAAAACATATAGTAAACTTAAAACTAATTTAAGGGCAAGTGTTAATAATTCAATATTTAATAATATTGTAAATAATAGGCAAATAAAATCTAAAACACTTTCGCATAATTATCAGGTTAGTGTTGCTAGTAAATTTAAAGATGCACCTAATTTCGAGATAGGCTATCAAAAATCATTTTCAAAGTATTCAAATACAGGAAGTACAACGGATAGGCCTTTTGCAAATATGGAAATAGGATTTCTAACAAACTTTATTTTAACGACAGATTATAGTTATTATAAGTATAAAAATGATGAAAATACGGTTAAAAACACGTATTCATTTTTAAATGCTAATTTGTATTATCAGCAAAAAGATAGCAAGTGGGAATTTAAACTCTCAGTAACTAATTTAACAAATAATACCTCTATGAATACAGATAGTTATAATGAAATTTCTGATAGTAACACTACATCGTTGTATTTTATTCAGCCAAGAATTTATCTACTTTCAATAAAATATATTTTATAG
- a CDS encoding GLPGLI family protein has translation MRILKYKSILGMLFLIVNTINAQDFQGKATYLTKSSFDMDFSGSGIPADRIKRIKERMKSQLEKTYILTFNKTASIYKEEKKLDQTGNSRRGMRFMMMGGASGNYYKNIQTKTSAKESEFSGKKFLIKDTLISYNWKMEQETKMIGENLCFKATTVVERPIRSANFSFGRRNNNQDKKEDSKENIMELTIVTAWYTLNIPVSHGPGEYWGLPGLILEISDGNTQILCTKIVMNPKEKSTIREPKKGKVVTQKEYDKMVEDKTKEMRERFRNERKKSGSGGHFRIRG, from the coding sequence ATGAGAATATTAAAGTATAAAAGCATTTTAGGAATGCTGTTTTTAATTGTTAATACTATCAATGCCCAAGATTTTCAAGGAAAAGCTACATATCTAACAAAATCTTCATTTGATATGGATTTTTCGGGGTCCGGAATTCCTGCAGACAGAATTAAAAGAATCAAAGAAAGAATGAAAAGCCAATTAGAGAAAACCTATATTTTAACATTCAATAAAACAGCTTCAATCTATAAAGAAGAAAAAAAATTAGATCAAACAGGAAATAGTCGTAGAGGAATGCGATTTATGATGATGGGAGGAGCATCAGGAAATTATTATAAAAACATACAAACCAAAACATCTGCAAAAGAAAGCGAATTTAGTGGTAAAAAATTTTTAATTAAAGATACACTAATAAGCTATAATTGGAAAATGGAGCAAGAAACAAAAATGATTGGTGAAAATTTGTGTTTTAAAGCTACTACAGTTGTTGAACGGCCTATAAGAAGTGCTAATTTTAGCTTTGGAAGAAGAAATAATAATCAAGATAAAAAAGAAGATTCAAAAGAAAACATAATGGAATTAACCATTGTAACGGCATGGTATACACTTAACATTCCTGTTAGCCATGGTCCGGGAGAGTATTGGGGTTTACCAGGTTTAATTTTAGAAATAAGTGATGGAAATACACAAATATTATGTACTAAAATAGTCATGAATCCGAAAGAGAAATCAACGATAAGAGAACCTAAAAAAGGAAAAGTTGTTACACAAAAAGAATATGATAAAATGGTAGAGGATAAAACAAAAGAAATGCGTGAAAGATTTAGAAATGAGCGTAAAAAAAGTGGTAGTGGAGGTCATTTTAGAATTAGAGGATAA
- a CDS encoding sensor histidine kinase, translated as MNKRNYKWVVYFITITIITTIIVQVYWNYREYKINKQNLIGKVQLSLDNAVEAYFVNLTKSGIITFTSLDSLNSKEKIDTIIVRTNSRRGFRKKIDSTLQNIAKLENKKPLLIKRARNRLFPFFTQNKHLPKNIDSLISKVFISISRDTLDLQKLDSYLKKEFKRNNINVKYGLKYNYHQRHFEDSITNKTIEYKLQNFPKKHLKTISNSTYLPHRSKLELFFTNETAILLRNSFISILLSLLLSASIIASLVYLLKTIYKQKQLAEVKNDLISNITHEFKTPIATISTALEALKNFNALDDKKKSEEYISIANSQVTKLNLMVEKILETAILNQEELVLNKQPIHLAKLLESILEKYKIINTKKTFEFKNSFGEIILNLDKFHFENAIGNIIDNAIKYGGNKILITLISKNNKPVILIKDNGDGIHKTQKDKVFEQFYRISEGNTHNVKGFGIGLYYTKKIIEKHGGYIHIIYDNNNNTLFEIELLNE; from the coding sequence ATGAATAAAAGAAACTACAAATGGGTTGTTTATTTTATAACTATTACTATAATTACAACAATTATTGTACAAGTATATTGGAATTATAGAGAGTATAAAATTAATAAGCAAAACTTAATTGGTAAAGTTCAATTAAGTTTAGATAATGCTGTTGAAGCCTACTTTGTAAACCTAACCAAATCTGGAATTATTACATTTACTTCCTTAGATTCTTTAAACTCAAAAGAAAAAATAGATACTATTATTGTTCGTACAAATTCTAGAAGAGGTTTTAGAAAAAAAATAGATAGTACTTTACAAAATATCGCAAAGCTTGAAAATAAAAAGCCTTTATTAATAAAACGTGCTAGAAACAGATTGTTTCCTTTTTTTACACAAAATAAACATTTGCCTAAAAATATTGATAGCCTAATATCAAAAGTTTTTATTTCAATTTCAAGAGATACATTAGACTTACAAAAACTAGATTCTTATTTAAAAAAAGAGTTTAAGCGAAACAATATAAATGTTAAATACGGTTTAAAATATAACTATCATCAAAGGCATTTTGAAGATAGTATTACTAACAAAACTATTGAATATAAGCTCCAAAATTTCCCTAAAAAACACTTAAAAACAATATCAAATTCAACATATTTACCACATAGAAGTAAATTAGAACTATTTTTTACCAATGAAACAGCAATACTCTTAAGAAATTCGTTTATTAGTATTTTACTGTCATTATTATTGTCTGCCAGTATTATAGCAAGCTTAGTTTATTTATTAAAAACCATTTATAAACAAAAACAATTAGCTGAAGTAAAAAACGACCTAATTAGTAATATTACGCACGAATTTAAAACACCTATTGCAACTATTTCTACAGCCTTGGAAGCTCTGAAAAATTTTAATGCGTTAGATGATAAAAAGAAATCTGAAGAATATATATCAATAGCGAATTCACAAGTTACTAAATTGAACTTAATGGTTGAGAAAATTTTAGAAACTGCCATATTAAACCAAGAAGAGTTGGTGCTAAATAAGCAGCCAATTCATCTCGCTAAATTATTAGAATCAATCCTTGAAAAATATAAAATTATAAATACAAAAAAAACTTTCGAATTTAAAAATTCTTTTGGTGAAATTATTTTAAATTTAGATAAATTTCATTTTGAAAATGCCATTGGAAATATTATAGATAACGCCATCAAATACGGTGGTAATAAAATTTTAATAACGTTAATTTCTAAAAACAATAAACCCGTTATTTTAATTAAAGACAATGGAGATGGAATTCATAAAACTCAAAAAGATAAAGTTTTTGAACAATTTTACAGAATATCAGAAGGAAATACTCACAATGTAAAAGGCTTTGGCATTGGCTTGTATTACACCAAAAAAATTATTGAAAAACACGGTGGATATATCCATATTATATATGATAACAATAATAACACTTTATTTGAAATTGAATTGCTAAATGAATAA
- a CDS encoding response regulator transcription factor, whose amino-acid sequence MNKPIKILLAEDEPSLGQIIKESLETRNFEVLLCANGEEAYNVYKTENPLLLVLDVMMPKKDGFTLAKEIRRENPTIPIIFLTAKSQTKDVVEGFNIGGNDYLKKPFSMEELIVRINALLKRGENELNIESIALGKFIFNLKKQTLQLNAKIETLTHREANLLYYLIKNKNQILERSFILKKLWGNDDFFNARSMDVFITKLRKKLKDDTSIQIINVRSYGYKLIY is encoded by the coding sequence ATGAATAAACCAATTAAAATATTATTAGCAGAGGATGAACCTTCATTAGGTCAAATAATTAAAGAAAGTTTGGAAACAAGGAATTTTGAAGTACTCCTTTGTGCTAATGGAGAGGAGGCTTATAACGTTTATAAAACTGAAAATCCTCTATTATTGGTTTTAGATGTAATGATGCCTAAAAAAGATGGTTTTACTCTTGCAAAAGAAATTAGAAGAGAAAACCCAACTATTCCTATTATATTTTTAACTGCCAAATCTCAAACCAAAGATGTAGTAGAAGGGTTTAACATAGGAGGGAATGACTATTTAAAAAAACCCTTTAGCATGGAAGAATTAATAGTTCGTATAAATGCACTTTTAAAAAGAGGTGAAAATGAATTAAATATTGAATCAATTGCCTTAGGTAAATTTATTTTCAACCTTAAAAAACAAACACTTCAATTAAATGCTAAAATTGAAACTTTAACACATCGTGAAGCGAATTTATTATATTACTTAATAAAAAATAAAAATCAAATATTAGAGCGTTCTTTTATTTTAAAAAAACTATGGGGTAATGATGATTTCTTCAATGCCCGAAGTATGGATGTGTTTATTACTAAGCTTCGAAAAAAATTAAAAGACGATACTTCAATTCAAATTATAAATGTTCGTAGTTACGGTTATAAATTAATTTATTAA
- a CDS encoding deoxynucleoside kinase: MHVAIAGNIGAGKTTLTKLLAKHYKWEPHYESVDENPYLDDFYGEMERWSFNLQVYFLNSRFRQILEIRETGKNLIQDRTIYEDARIFAPNLHAMGLMPNRDFKNYESLFELMERLVTPPDLLIYLRASIPTLVGQIHKRGRDYENSISIDYLSRLNERYEAWISKYTKGKLLIIDVDNLNFVDNQEDLGSVIDKIDAQINGLF, translated from the coding sequence ATGCACGTAGCAATTGCTGGTAACATAGGAGCAGGTAAAACAACTTTAACAAAACTTTTAGCAAAACATTACAAATGGGAACCCCACTATGAGTCTGTAGATGAAAACCCATATTTAGACGACTTTTATGGAGAAATGGAACGTTGGTCGTTTAATTTACAAGTTTACTTTTTAAATAGTAGGTTTCGTCAAATATTAGAAATTAGAGAAACAGGTAAAAATTTAATTCAGGATAGAACTATTTACGAGGATGCACGAATTTTTGCTCCAAACTTACATGCTATGGGCTTAATGCCTAATAGAGATTTTAAAAATTATGAATCGCTGTTTGAATTGATGGAACGATTAGTAACTCCACCAGATTTATTAATTTATTTACGAGCTTCTATACCTACATTGGTTGGTCAAATTCATAAAAGAGGACGTGATTATGAAAACTCAATAAGTATTGATTATTTAAGTAGATTAAATGAACGCTATGAAGCCTGGATTTCAAAATACACAAAAGGAAAACTTTTAATTATTGATGTTGACAACTTAAATTTTGTTGATAACCAAGAAGATTTAGGCTCTGTTATTGATAAAATTGATGCACAAATAAATGGACTATTTTAA